The region GTCGGCGTACTCGGGATATTCGGCGGCCAGTTCGAGCATCTTGTGCGCGAGTTCGCGCACCGAGTAGTTGTTGCCCGGGTTGCCGATGTTGTAGATCTTGCCCGACGCGACGCCGTTCGCGTTGTCGATGATCTTCATCAGCGCGCTGATGCCGTCGTCGATATCGGTGAACGCGCGCTTTTGCGAGCCGCCGTCGACGAGGCTGATGTTCTCGCCGCGCACGATGTGGCCGAGGAACTGCGTCACCACGCGCGAGCTGCCTTCCTTCGGCGTGTAGATCGAGTCGAGGCCCGGGCCGATCCAGTTGAACGGGCGGAACAGCGTGAAGTTCAGGCCTTCCATGCCGTAGCCCCAGATCACGCGGTCCATCAACTGCTTCGAGCACGCGTAGATCCAGCGCGGCTTGTTGATCGGGCCGTAGGTGAGGGCGGAGGCATCCGGGTCGAACTGCTCGTCCGCGCACATGCCGTAGACCTCGGAGGTCGACGGGAACACCAGGTGCTTGCCGTACTTGACGGCCGAACGCACGATCGGCAGGTTCGCCTCGAAGTCGAGCTCGAACACGCGCAGCGGCTGCTGCACGTAGGTCGCGGGCGTCGCGATCGCGACCAGCGGCAGGATCACGTCGCACTTCTTCACGTGATACTCGACCCACTCCTTGTTGATCGTGATGTCACCCTCGAAGAAATGCATGCGTTCGTGCTTGACGAGGTCGCCGAGCCGGTCGGTCTGCATGTCCATGCCGAAGACTTCCCAATCGGTGGTCTCGAGGATGCGCTTCGACAGGTGGTGGCCGATGAAGCCGTTCACACCCAGGATCAGGACTTTTTTCGCTTTCATGAATGACGGGAAGAGTGAATGAACTGCGCGAACGCCGCGGGGGATACGACGGCCTCGCCGTCGTCGCGCGCGTGCCGCAGTTCCAGAATGGAGACGGCGCGGCTGTCGCCGCAAACGCCGAATAGCGCATTATCGCTTACGTGCAGGCCCGCCGGCAAATCGGCCGCGGCCCGCGCGGCGGGCGAGCCGGGCGCCGCGAGCCGGGCCCGGGCGATCACGAAACGGCTGCCGTGCAGGTCGGTAAACGCGCCCGGATAAGGGGGCGCGACCGCCCGGATCAGGTTGTAGACGCGCGCGGCCGGCTGCGACCAGTCGATCCGCCCGTCCTCGGGCTTGCGCCCGCCGTAGTAGCTGCCCTGCGACAGGTCGTTCGGCAGGTGTGGCGCCTCGCCGGCGAGCAGCGCGGGCAGCACGCGCCAGAGCGTCTGTTCGGCCGCGACGGTGACCTTGTCGAAGACCTGCGCGGCGGTGTCGTCGGGCAGGATCGGCACGGCCGTCTGGCCGAGCAGCGCGCCCGCGTCCGGCTTCTCGGCCATCTCGTGCAGGGTCGCGCCGGTTTCGGTCTCGCCGTTCAGCACCGCCCAGTTGGTCGGCACGCGGCCGCGATACTTCGGCAGCAGCGAGCCGTGCATGTTGTAGGCGCCGCGCGGCGCGAGCGCGAGCAGCGCGAGCGGCAGCATGTGCCGGTAGTAGAACGAGAAGATGAAGTCCGGCCGCGCGGCCGCGACCGCGTCGCGCAGCGCGGGGTCGCGCGGATCGGCGGGCGTGATCACGGGGATCCCGTGCTCGGCCGCGAGCGACGCGACGCTGCCGAACCAGATGTTCTCGGTCGGGCTGTCCTCGTGGGTGACGACGAGCGAGACCTCGACGCCGCGCGCGAGCAGCACCTGCAGGCAGCGGACCCCGACGTTGTGGTACGCGAAGACGACGGCGCGCGGTTTCATTGCGCGAGATCCCGGCGGCCGGGCAGCGTGACGCCGGGCTGGCCGTCGCGCGTTTCCAGCACGGTCTGGATCAGGTAGCGCGGCCGCGCGCGCACCTGCTGGTAGATGCGGCCGATGTATTCGCCGAGCAGGCCGAGCGCGAAGATGATCACGCCGAGCAGGAAGAACGTGATCGCGAACAGCGTGAAGACGCCCTGGACTTCCGCCCCGACGATGAAGCGGCGCACGAGCAGCAGCACGAACAGCGCGGCGGAGCCGAGCGACAGGATCACGCCGATGAACGACAGCCATTGCAGCGGCACGACCGAGAAGCCGGTCACGAGGTCGAAGTTGAGGCGGATCAGGCTGTACATCGAGTACTTCGATTCGCCCGCGAAGCGTTCCTCGTGCGCGACCTCGATTTCCGTCGGGTTCTGCGCGAACGTGTACGCGAGCGCCGGGATGAAGGTGTTCACCTCGCCGCAGCGGTTGATCGTGTCGATCACGTGGCGGCTGTACGCGCGCAGCATGCAGCCCTGGTCGGTCATCTTGATCCGCGTGATGCGTTCGCGCAGCCGGTTCATCGCGGCCGACGCCTTGCGGCGGAACAGGCTGTCCTGGCGCTGCATGCGGATCGAGCCGACGTAGTCGTGGCCGGCGCGGATCTGTTCGACCAGCTTGCGGATTTCCTCGGGCGGATTCTGCAGGTCGGCGTCGAGCGTCACGACGATATCGCCGCGCGACTGCTCGAAGCCGGCGAGGATCGCCATGTGCTGGCCGTAATTGCCGTTCAGCAACACGACGCGCGTGGTGTCGGGACGCACCCGGAACTGGTCCGCCAACATGGCGGCCGAGCGGTCGCGGCTGCCGTCGTTGACGAGGATCACTTCGTAGGCGGTGCCGAGCGCGTCGAGCGCCGGGTACAGGCGCGCGAAGAGCGCGGCGAGGCCGTCTTCCTCGTTGTACACGGGGATGACGACCGAGACTTCGGGGTTCGCCGCGCCCGGTTGTCCGGCGCGTGCTTCAAGCTGACTCATATTTCCGCTTATTTTCCGTATTGATCGCAAATCTGGTTGACGGCCTCGACCACGCGCCGCACATCGTCGCCGTTCATCTGAGTGAACAGCGGCAGCGTGACGGTGCTCGCGCCGAAGCGCTCGGCGTGCGGGAACATGCCTTCCTTGAAACCGAGCGCGCGGTACAGCGTAAACAGGTGGATCGCCGGGTAGTGCATGCCCGAGCCGATCCCGCGTTGCTTCAGCTGCGCCATGAATTCGCCGCGCGTGATCGACAGGCGTTCGAGCGGCAGCGTGATCTGGAACATGTGCCAGTTGCCGTGCTCGAAATCCTCGACCGGCAGGCCGACGCCGAGCCCGAGCGCGCTGCCGCCGGCGAACGCGTCGAAATACGCGCGCGCGAGCACGCGGCGCTGCGCGTTGAAGCGTTCGAGGTGCGGCAGCTGGCCGAGCCCGACCCGGGCGGCGACGTCGGTGAGATTGTACTTGCCGCCGAGCACGTCGCAGTCCATGCCGTCGGGACCGGTGCGGGTGATGCCCTGCAGCCGGTACTTCTCCGCGAGGCGGGCCTCGTCCGCGTCGTTCAGCACGAGCGCGCCGCCTTCGATCGAGGTCAGGTTCTTGTTCGGATGGAAGCTGAACGACACGATGTCGCCCAACGCGCCGATGCGGCGGCCCTTCCAGGTCGCGCCGAGCGCCTGCGCGGCATCCTCGATCACGCGCAGCTGGTGCGCGCGCGCGATCGCGTACAGGCGGTCCATGTCGACCGGCAGACCCGCGAGATAGACCGGGATCACGGCCTTGGTGCGCGGCGTGATCGCCCGTTCGAGCAGGTCGAGGTCGAGATTGCGCGTGACCGGGTCGATGTCGACGAAGACGGGCGTCGCGCCGGTCTCGAGGATCACGTTGGCGGTGGCGACCCACGACGCCGGGGTCGTGATCACCTCGTCGCCCGGGCCGACGCTCGCGATCCGCAGGCCGATCTCGAGCGTCGCGGTGCCCGAGTTGAAGACCCGCACCGGACGGCCGCCGACGTAGTCGGACAGCGCGGCCTCGAAGGCGGCGCACTGCGGGCCGGTGGTGATCCAGCCCGAACGCAGCACTTCGGCGACGCCCTGGATGGTCTCTTCGTCGATCTCGGGTTTGACGAACGGCAAAAACGGAACGGTGGTCTGGCTCATGGAGTCCTGGCTCGTGATCGTGATGGCGTTAAAGGGACGGATCGGACGGGCGCCCGAAACGCGCATTTAACACCGGTTGACGCAAATGCTACGTCTCTTTTTGTCGGTTGGCGGGCGGCCGGCGCGGCCCGCGGCGTCAGCTGCGCGCGAGCACCAGCACGCCGATCAGGATGATGCCGATGCCGACCAGGCGCTGCACCGACAGCACCTCGCCGAACAGATACCAGGCGGCGAAGGCGTTGACGACATAACCGAGCGACAGCATCGGGTAGGCGATCGATACGTCCACGCGGGACAAGCCGACGATCCAGACCACGACGCTCAGCACGTAGCAGGCGAGGCCGCCGATGATCGGCAGCTGGGTCGCGATCTTGAAGCCGACGGGGATAATGTTCGCACGGGTGAATTCGAAGTGTCCAACCGCGTTCACGCCTGCCTTCAGCAGCAGTTGCGCGCACGCGTTGAGCATCACGCCGGTGACGATGCAGATGAGGGAAACCGGGTTCATGGCGATCGGGCCTCGCTTACGGTTGTTGCGGCTTCGCGACGACGACGCGCCGGTTGTCCTGGGCGATCACCTGCATCGGCAGGCCTTGTCCGGCGAGCTGCCGGTAGCGTTCGGGCGACATCAGCGCGAGCGCGTAGCGGTCGGCCTTCCAGCGTTCGATCCACTGGTCGACGGTGGGGATCCACTTGCTCGGCTCGACCGAGATGCCGAACGACAGCTCGTCCTCGCGCGCGACCATGATGGTCGTGTGACGCACGTAGAACGGCAGCGTGTGGTCGAGCGCCTCGACCGAATAGAACGGCGTGTCGGGCGGCAGTTTCGCCAGTTCCGCGCGGATCGCGGGCGCGATGAGGGCGCCCGAGCTGTAGCGGCCGAACTGGTCGTGGCCGGTGCCGCCGATCGTGCCGAGCAGCAGCCAGCCCGCGCCGAACGCGGTGGCCGCGGCGGCGACGCCGGCGCGGCCGAGGCGGTTCAGGCGGACCGCGACGAGCGTCAGCACGAACGCGGCGACGAGCGCCGCATACACCCATTTCTGGAACGCGACGTACTGGAAGTTCGGCGTCCGCGGGTCGCCGAGGTGGCCGAGCGAGAGCGTGCCGACGGCTGCGGCGACGAGGAACAGCAGGTAGCCGAGCAGGTGGCGGCGGAACTGTTCGCGGGTCACGAGCGGCAGGTACGCGCCGATCACGAGCGCGAGCGCGGGCGCGATCGGCAGCACGTACGAGATCAGCTTCGAGTGCGACGCGCTGAAGAACAGGAAGATGAAGGCGCTCCAGATCAGCAGCAGGGTCATCGGCGCGAAGCCGTTCGGCTGGCGCGGCATCCGCAGCGCATGGCGCAGGCTCTGGAAGCTGATCGACAGCCACGGCAGGAAGCCGACGAGCAGCACGGGGATGAAGTAGTAGAACGGGCCGGGCCGGTTCTGTTCGGGCGTCAGGTAGCGGCGGAACTGCTGGACGATGAAGAAGAAATTGAAGAACTCGGGGTTGCGCTGCTGGACCAGCACGAACCACGGCGTCACGATCGCGAAGAAGATCACGAGGCCGCTCACGAGGTACAGGCGTTTCCACAGCGCCCAGTCGCGGGTGACGAGCGTGTACAGCACCAGCACCGCGCCGGGCAGGATCAGCCCGACGAGCCCCTTCGACAGCACGGCGAAGGCCATCGCCGCCCAGCAGAGCCACATCCAGCCGCGCGCGGCGCGCGCCGGCAGGGCGGGCCGCTGCGCGAGCAGCAGCGCGCACAGCGAGAGCGCCATCCAGAACGACAGGCCCATGTCGAGTGCGTTGAAGTGGCCCATCAGGTTCCAGTACGGCGCGGTCGCGAGCACCATCGCGGCGCAGAAGCCGGCGAGCGGATTGAACACTCGCGCGCCGGTGTAGCCGACCACCAGCACGCCCGCGAAGCTCGCGAGCGCCGTGTACAGGCGGGCCTGCCATTCACCGAGGCCGAACCAGGCGAAGGTCAGCGCGTTCAGCCAGGTCTGCAGCGGCGGCTTCTCGAAGTACTTGTAGCCGTTGTAGCGCGGCGTGATCCAGTCGCCCGTCGCGAACATTTCGCGCGCCATTTCGGCGTAGCGGCCTTCGTCGCTGGGAATCAGGTGGCGCAGGCCGAGCGGCGCGAACCAGATGACGGCGAGCGCGGCGAGCAGGAGCAGCAGCGCGGCGCGGTTGAGCGGTAGCCTCGACGGCGTATCGTTCATGAAAATAGCCTGTAGATCGGAGTAGGGAAGTCGCGGGCGGCGCAGCGCGCGACCCGCGGGCCCGCGAGCGGGCCGGAGCGTGTGACCGGAAGGGCCGGGTCAGCGTTCAATCAGCAACGCGGCCGCCACCTTGCGGCCTTCCGCCATCAGGATGTTGTAGGTCCGGCAGGCGGCCTGGAAGTCCATGGTTTCGACGCCGATCCGCCGTGCGGTCAGCTGGGCGGTGAGGCGCGGGTGCGGGAAGCGCAGCGTCGCGCCGCTACCGAAGATGACCACTTCGGGCGCGGGGGCCACCAGCAGTTCGAAATGTTCGGCCGACAGCGCGTCGAAGGACGCGACCGGCCACGCGATCACGGGCCCGCTGGGCAGCACGATCACGCTGCCGTCGTGGCGTGCGAGGTTGATCTCGACGTAATCGGGGCCATAGCCGGTGACGGTATTGAGCGCGGCGCTCGTATCCTGGTGCAGTTTCAAATTGGTGTTCCGCGATTCCGAAAGGGACTGACAAGAGGCCCGGTAACGGGCCCGGGCGGCTTCCGCAACGCGCCGGCCCCCGGCCGGTCGGGCCGGCGCGAGAGCCTGACCCGGAATGGTGCATTGCGAAAGTCAGCCAAAATCCGCTAAATTATAGCTTTTTAGCCGCCCCCGGGCGGCGATTGTCTCGTGCGCCGCCACAAGTCGCGCGCGAACACCGCTTCAGATCTGTCCTAGGCAGCGTGCACGACCGGCCGCTTTCCAGTCTCGATCCCCGTCCCCTCCAGGCCCGCAGGCGTTATCCAGGAACATGTCCGCCGTGAAACCGATTCAGAAATCGAACAAGCTGCTCAACGTGTGCTACGACATTCGTGGCCCGGTGCTCGAGCACGCGAAGCGCCTCGAAGACGAGGGGCACCGCATCATCAAGCTGAACATCGGCAATCTGGCCCCGTTCGGTTTCGAGGCGCCCGACGAAATCATCCAGGACATGATCCGCAACCTGCCGGGCGCGTCCGGCTATTCCGACTCGAAGGGCGTGTTCGCCGCGCGCAAGGCGGTCATGCACTACACGCAGCAGAAGGGCGTGAAGGGCGTGGAGCTGGACGACATCTACATCGGCAACGGCGCGTCCGAGCTGATCGTGATGGCGACCCAGGGCCTGCTGAACGACGGCGACGAAGTGCTGCTGCCGGCGCCCGACTATCCGCTGTGGACCGCGGCGGTGAGCCTGTCGGGCGGCACGCCCGTGCATTACGTGTGCGACGAGTCGAACCGCTGGATGCCGGACCTCGACGACATCCGCCGCAAGATCACGCCGAACACGAAGGCGCTCGTCGTGATCAATCCGAACAATCCGACGGGCGCGCTGTATTCCGACGAACTGCTGCGCGAGCTGCTCGCGATCGCGCGCCAGCACGGCCTCGTGATCTTCGCGGACGAGGTGTACGACAAGATCGTCTACGACGGCAAGTCGCACACGGCGCTCGCGTCGCTCGCCGAGGACGTGGTGATCGTCACCTTCAACAGCCTGTCGAAGAGCTATCGTTCGTGCGGCTACCGGGCCGGCTGGATGTTCGTGTCGGGCCTCGCGGGCTCGAACCGCGCGCGCGCGAAGGACTACCTGGAAGGGCTCGGGATCCTGTCGTCGATGCGGCTGTGCGCGAACGTGCCCGGCCAGTTCGCGGTCCAGACCGCGCTCGGCGGCTACCAGAGCATCAACGAGCTGATCGTGCCGTCCGGGCGCCTGTACAAGCAGCGCGAGCTGGCCTACGAGATGCTCACGGCGATTCCGGGCGTGTCGTGCGTGAAGCCGGAGGCCGCGCTCTACATGTTCCCGCGTCTCGACCCGAAGCTGTATCCGATCGAGAACGACCAGCAATTCATTCTCGACCTGCTGCTCAAGGAGCGCGTGCTCCTCGTGCAGGGCACGGGCTTCAACTGGCCGACCCCGGATCATTTCCGGGTGGTGTTCCTGCCGAACCTCGAGGACCTGGCGGATTCGATCAACCGGATCGCGCGCTTCCTCGACGGCTATCGCAAACGTCACGCGGCCTGAGCGGCACGCGTTTTTCCCTTTTTCATCACAGATCACACGCAGCATGGAACCGATCAAAGTTGGCCTGTTGGGCTTCGGCACGGTGGGCAGCGGCACCTTCACGGTACTGGGCCGCAACCAGGAAGAAATCAAGCGTCGCGCGGGACGGGGCATCGAGGTCACGCGCATCGCTGTCCGCAATCCGGCCAAGGCGCTCGCCGCCGCGGGCGGCAGCGTCGGCGCGGCGCAGCTGACCGACGACTTCAACGCGGTGGTCGACGATCCGTCGATCGCGATCGTCGCCGAGATGATAGGCGGCACGGGGCTCGCGCGCGAGCTGGTGCTGCGCGCGATCGCGAACGGCAAGCACGTCGTGACCGCGAACAAGGCGCTGCTCGCGGTGCACGGCAACGAGATTTTCGCGGCGGCGAGCGCGCGCGGCGTGATGGTTGCGTTCGAGGCGGCCGTCGCGGGCGGCATCCCCATCATCAAGGCGCTGCGCGAAGGGCTTACCGCGAACCGCATCCAGTACATCGCGGGCATCATCAACGGCACGACCAACTACATCCTGTCCGAGATGCGCGACCGCGGCCTCGATTTCGCGACCGCGCTGAAGGCCGCGCAGGCGCTCGGCTATGCGGAGGCGGATCCGACCTTCGACATCGAGGGCGTCGACGCCGCGCACAAGGCGACCATCATGAGCGCGATCGCGTTCGGCGTGCCGGTGCAGTTCGACCGCGCGTACGTCGAGGGCATCAGCCAGCTCGCGGCGACGGACATCCGCTACGCGGAGGAACTCGGCTACCGGATCAAGCTGCTCGGCATCACGCGCCGCACCGAGCGCGGCATCGAGCTGCGCGTGCATCCGACGCTGATTCCGGAGAAGCGCCTGCTCGCGAACGTCGAGGGCGCGATGAACGCGGTCGTCGTGCACGGCGACGCGGTCGGCACGACGCTTTACTATGGCAAGGGCGCGGGCGCCGAGCCCACCGCCTCGGCCGTGGTGGCCGATCTGGTCGACGTCACGCGCCTGCACACGGCCGATCCGGAGCATCGCGTGCCGCATCTCGCGTTCCAGCCGGAAAGCCTGTCGAACACGCCGATCCTGCCGATCGAGGACGTGACGAGCGGCTACTACCTGCGCCTGCGCG is a window of Burkholderia sp. FERM BP-3421 DNA encoding:
- a CDS encoding bifunctional UDP-4-keto-pentose/UDP-xylose synthase, producing MKAKKVLILGVNGFIGHHLSKRILETTDWEVFGMDMQTDRLGDLVKHERMHFFEGDITINKEWVEYHVKKCDVILPLVAIATPATYVQQPLRVFELDFEANLPIVRSAVKYGKHLVFPSTSEVYGMCADEQFDPDASALTYGPINKPRWIYACSKQLMDRVIWGYGMEGLNFTLFRPFNWIGPGLDSIYTPKEGSSRVVTQFLGHIVRGENISLVDGGSQKRAFTDIDDGISALMKIIDNANGVASGKIYNIGNPGNNYSVRELAHKMLELAAEYPEYADSAKHVKLVETTSGAYYGNGYQDVQNRVPKIENTMQELGWAPQSSFDDALRKIFEAYRGHVGEARALVEQQG
- a CDS encoding formyltransferase; its protein translation is MKPRAVVFAYHNVGVRCLQVLLARGVEVSLVVTHEDSPTENIWFGSVASLAAEHGIPVITPADPRDPALRDAVAAARPDFIFSFYYRHMLPLALLALAPRGAYNMHGSLLPKYRGRVPTNWAVLNGETETGATLHEMAEKPDAGALLGQTAVPILPDDTAAQVFDKVTVAAEQTLWRVLPALLAGEAPHLPNDLSQGSYYGGRKPEDGRIDWSQPAARVYNLIRAVAPPYPGAFTDLHGSRFVIARARLAAPGSPAARAAADLPAGLHVSDNALFGVCGDSRAVSILELRHARDDGEAVVSPAAFAQFIHSSRHS
- a CDS encoding glycosyltransferase, producing the protein MSQLEARAGQPGAANPEVSVVIPVYNEEDGLAALFARLYPALDALGTAYEVILVNDGSRDRSAAMLADQFRVRPDTTRVVLLNGNYGQHMAILAGFEQSRGDIVVTLDADLQNPPEEIRKLVEQIRAGHDYVGSIRMQRQDSLFRRKASAAMNRLRERITRIKMTDQGCMLRAYSRHVIDTINRCGEVNTFIPALAYTFAQNPTEIEVAHEERFAGESKYSMYSLIRLNFDLVTGFSVVPLQWLSFIGVILSLGSAALFVLLLVRRFIVGAEVQGVFTLFAITFFLLGVIIFALGLLGEYIGRIYQQVRARPRYLIQTVLETRDGQPGVTLPGRRDLAQ
- a CDS encoding DegT/DnrJ/EryC1/StrS family aminotransferase, translated to MSQTTVPFLPFVKPEIDEETIQGVAEVLRSGWITTGPQCAAFEAALSDYVGGRPVRVFNSGTATLEIGLRIASVGPGDEVITTPASWVATANVILETGATPVFVDIDPVTRNLDLDLLERAITPRTKAVIPVYLAGLPVDMDRLYAIARAHQLRVIEDAAQALGATWKGRRIGALGDIVSFSFHPNKNLTSIEGGALVLNDADEARLAEKYRLQGITRTGPDGMDCDVLGGKYNLTDVAARVGLGQLPHLERFNAQRRVLARAYFDAFAGGSALGLGVGLPVEDFEHGNWHMFQITLPLERLSITRGEFMAQLKQRGIGSGMHYPAIHLFTLYRALGFKEGMFPHAERFGASTVTLPLFTQMNGDDVRRVVEAVNQICDQYGK
- a CDS encoding SMR family transporter: MNPVSLICIVTGVMLNACAQLLLKAGVNAVGHFEFTRANIIPVGFKIATQLPIIGGLACYVLSVVVWIVGLSRVDVSIAYPMLSLGYVVNAFAAWYLFGEVLSVQRLVGIGIILIGVLVLARS
- a CDS encoding glycosyltransferase family 39 protein — translated: MNDTPSRLPLNRAALLLLLAALAVIWFAPLGLRHLIPSDEGRYAEMAREMFATGDWITPRYNGYKYFEKPPLQTWLNALTFAWFGLGEWQARLYTALASFAGVLVVGYTGARVFNPLAGFCAAMVLATAPYWNLMGHFNALDMGLSFWMALSLCALLLAQRPALPARAARGWMWLCWAAMAFAVLSKGLVGLILPGAVLVLYTLVTRDWALWKRLYLVSGLVIFFAIVTPWFVLVQQRNPEFFNFFFIVQQFRRYLTPEQNRPGPFYYFIPVLLVGFLPWLSISFQSLRHALRMPRQPNGFAPMTLLLIWSAFIFLFFSASHSKLISYVLPIAPALALVIGAYLPLVTREQFRRHLLGYLLFLVAAAVGTLSLGHLGDPRTPNFQYVAFQKWVYAALVAAFVLTLVAVRLNRLGRAGVAAAATAFGAGWLLLGTIGGTGHDQFGRYSSGALIAPAIRAELAKLPPDTPFYSVEALDHTLPFYVRHTTIMVAREDELSFGISVEPSKWIPTVDQWIERWKADRYALALMSPERYRQLAGQGLPMQVIAQDNRRVVVAKPQQP
- a CDS encoding Mth938-like domain-containing protein, whose protein sequence is MKLHQDTSAALNTVTGYGPDYVEINLARHDGSVIVLPSGPVIAWPVASFDALSAEHFELLVAPAPEVVIFGSGATLRFPHPRLTAQLTARRIGVETMDFQAACRTYNILMAEGRKVAAALLIER
- a CDS encoding pyridoxal phosphate-dependent aminotransferase codes for the protein MKPIQKSNKLLNVCYDIRGPVLEHAKRLEDEGHRIIKLNIGNLAPFGFEAPDEIIQDMIRNLPGASGYSDSKGVFAARKAVMHYTQQKGVKGVELDDIYIGNGASELIVMATQGLLNDGDEVLLPAPDYPLWTAAVSLSGGTPVHYVCDESNRWMPDLDDIRRKITPNTKALVVINPNNPTGALYSDELLRELLAIARQHGLVIFADEVYDKIVYDGKSHTALASLAEDVVIVTFNSLSKSYRSCGYRAGWMFVSGLAGSNRARAKDYLEGLGILSSMRLCANVPGQFAVQTALGGYQSINELIVPSGRLYKQRELAYEMLTAIPGVSCVKPEAALYMFPRLDPKLYPIENDQQFILDLLLKERVLLVQGTGFNWPTPDHFRVVFLPNLEDLADSINRIARFLDGYRKRHAA
- a CDS encoding homoserine dehydrogenase, giving the protein MEPIKVGLLGFGTVGSGTFTVLGRNQEEIKRRAGRGIEVTRIAVRNPAKALAAAGGSVGAAQLTDDFNAVVDDPSIAIVAEMIGGTGLARELVLRAIANGKHVVTANKALLAVHGNEIFAAASARGVMVAFEAAVAGGIPIIKALREGLTANRIQYIAGIINGTTNYILSEMRDRGLDFATALKAAQALGYAEADPTFDIEGVDAAHKATIMSAIAFGVPVQFDRAYVEGISQLAATDIRYAEELGYRIKLLGITRRTERGIELRVHPTLIPEKRLLANVEGAMNAVVVHGDAVGTTLYYGKGAGAEPTASAVVADLVDVTRLHTADPEHRVPHLAFQPESLSNTPILPIEDVTSGYYLRLRVADQTGVLADITRLLAASGISIDALLQKESEQVDAAKGETDIILITHETVERNVNAAIAGIEALSTVVSKVTKLRMEALN